AGAAATATAATCTGGATAAGCCACGAATCGTACAGGGTTACGGGGATGACCCTATTTATGCCATTGTAGCAGATGATATTCATACCCTATTTCATAGTGAATATCGTGTTCTGTCTTTTGAAGAAAAGGTGGAAATTGTAGTTCAGCGTATTTATCAGCAATATAAAGGTTTCTCTGTCGTAGATGAGCTTCGTGATCAACGAATTGATGGTGTAAGTGGGGGCGTGAATGGGGTTTCGGGTTATGAAGCTGAACTAGATGGGTACGTTTCACAAAACGTAAATCGAGTTGATCTTCCGGTAAAAGGGATTGAAAGCGTATGGGTCTTTTACAAAGGTAAATCTATTCATTTGGGATTCCTTTCGTTCGGATCAGAGCTTGAATTAAAGCGTGTCTGTCAAAATATTTATAAATATAATTACCCTGGGCAATTATCCGAGGCAGCTAGTTATAAGGTTAATGAAATGAAGGATGGATCACGAGTCGTGGTAGTCAGACCTCCTTTTGCAGAGAGCTGGGCATTTTTCGTTCGTAAATTTGATGTTCCTAATGCATCACTTTCCCAACTTATCAACGGAGTAAATGCGGAACTTCCAATAACCTTAATATCTTATCTTATGAAAGGGAGTCGCATTACAGCCGTAACCGGAGCGCAAGGCTCAGGTAAAACCACATTATTAATGGCTATGATCCAACACATTTATGCTTCATACACACTTCGTGTACAAGAGATGGCATTCGAACTTCATTTAAGAAAAATATATAGTAGGCGTAATATTCTGAGCTTTCGAGAAACGGAACACATCTCCGGCCAAGCTGGATTGGATCTACAGAAGAAAACGGATGGTACTGTTAATATCCTTGGAGAAGTGGCAAGTGATGAAGTGGCATCTTGGATGATTCAAATGTCTCAAGTGGCCAGTCTATTTACCGTATTTACGCATCATGCGAAGACCTTCAAGGATCTCATTCATTCCTTACGGAACTCACTACTTAAAAGTGGCGTATTTCATAATGAAGCTATTGCAGAGCAACAGGTAGTCAGCGTTATTAATTTTGATATTCATATGAAGCGTGACTCTTCTGGAAATAGATTCATTGAACGGATTACAGAATGCATCCCTCGGGAACATACTACTTTTCCAGAATGGAAAGATCATGGTGGATCTACGAAACAAATGTTAAGTCAATTCATGAAATTAAGTAGTCAGTATTATCAGAAAATGGGGGATCAGACCGCATTCACTTCACATAACATTGTGGAGTACAGAGATGGAGAATATGTCGTAGTTAATGACATATCAGATTGGAACCGTGCGGAAATGTTGGAGCACATGAGTTCAGAAGACGCAGCTCACTTTCAGGCATTTACGAGCAATCATTGGGGTGAACGAAATGTCAGTTAAACTCGTGTTACAGATTATTCTTATCACCGCGTTGATTATGTTTATCCTTTTGTATGGCGTGTTGTCATGGGTACGCAGTAGGGAAAGAAATGATGAGCAATCCGTCTTATATGGCAAAGGTTGGAATGAGAAGATCAAATTTAGAGAACGGGGTCATTCCTTCTTACAGTCTTCTTATTCGACGAGTCTTAGAATCCCGTTATTATCGCGCTATATTCGTAGGATGCGTAAACGTCTATCTGGTGTACATGCTTATGATGAATTTCACCTCCGCCACGAGGTCATGAAAATGACCTATGCGGTGCTTGGTACGCTTGGACTTTCGATTGTGGTGCTATTTATCGTCAATCAAAGTATCAGCTTTCTCTTGACCGTTATTTTAGCAGCGATTGTGTTAAACAGCTTCTTGGTTGACTTGTATATCAATTCTTTAGAGAAACGCTTGCTCTCACAGATGGTGGATTTATTCTCCGACGTTCGTCATCGCTATCATCAACATGGCATGGTAGAAGAAGCACTCTATGAAGCGGCAGAAACAGCTGGTTACGAGGTTTCTCTACATACACATAAGATTTATGAATCTCTTACTTCTAAAAATCCGGATGAACAGCTAGAGATGTACTATGAGTCAGCGCCTAATCGCTTTCTTAAGGCATTCGCGGGGATCTCTTATATGATTATGGAGTTTGGTGATAAGACCAAGGAGCAAGGATCAATATATCTGCAAGGTCTGAGTAGTCTAAGTAAAGAGATCCAACTGGAGATATTGCGTAGAGATAAGCTTGACTATTTGCTAAAAGGGTTGAACATCATCGCTCTTGCTCCTATTTTTTTCACGAAGCCCATTGAACAGTGGGCTAGAAATAGCTTTCCTGCAATGGATCAATTCTATATGAGTAAAGTGGGATACATCACCAAAATAAGTATCTTTGTCATTATTATTGTGGCTTATATGTTGCTTCAGAAGCTACAACAGTATGACGAGACCACATACCGGACGGGTAAGGTGTCAAGAACATGGGAGCAGAAGGTATCTTCTATACGTGTTTTGAGTTGGATAACGTCGTTAGTAGCACCTAAGCCTCAAACAAAACCTTATGGGGATATTATAAGACTTCTCAAAGATACGAATGGTGTCCTTCGTTATGAATGGTTCTATATTCGAAGAGTTGTCTTCTTCATTGTTGGATTCGCACTGACTTTGACGACAGTATTATTCCTTCATCATTCAGCTAGAGAACATATTCTATATGATCCGGTAAAGAATGACTCTTTTTTTGGTCGTCTGTCCATCGAAGAGAAACGGCAGGGAGATGAGCTTGCAACCCGTGATCGGAAAGTCATGGAGCAGCTAAATGTATCCCCAAATATTAATTATAATCAGGTGGCAGTCAAGGTAACTCAGATAAACGAAAAACCTGTTCAGCAAGATCAATTCGTATCCACGGTGCAACGTATAATGGATAAACTTCAGCAATATAACGAGGAATATATCAAATGGTGGGAAGTTCTACTAGCATTCATACTGGGGGTAATTGGATATCAATTTCCATTATGGATTCTTTATTTTCAAAAAAAAGTACGAACGATGGATATGAGGCATGAGGTATATCAGTTCCATACGATTATTTCGATGTTGCGGGACATGGATAGGATGTCAGTAGAAACGATATTAGAGTGGATGGATCGATTTGCAGTTATATTCAAAACCCCGATTCATAAATGTCTCCTTCATTATGATCATGGAGCAGAGATGGCACTTCAGGGACTAAAGGATGAAGTTCTATTTCCTGAGTTCCAAAGAATTGTAGATAAGTTATTACTTGCTGTAGAGAAAATTCCAATAACACAGGCTTTTGATGATCTAGAGAGTGAAATGTCATTCTATTTCGAACAACGTAAGCAAGAATATGAGCGGATTATTGATACGAAGGCTGGATGGGGAAGAATGATCGGCTTTGCGCCCATGTATGCACTGATATTTCTCTATTTAGTCATTCCACTCATTAGTATGAGCTTTATGCAAATGAATATGTATTATGAGCAAATTCAACATTTATAAGGAGATGGAACTATGAATAACGCATCATCAGCATTAAAGGTGGCAGCAGGTATTTTTCTAACCATTGCTTTAATTACCATTGTGGTGATTTTATTTATTTCGGCGCAAGAGGCTACTAAAACGGCACAGAATAATTTCTCGGATATTCAAACCGAATTATCACAAGCTTCTTATACAGTATATGATGGCACAACGATTAGTGGGTCTCAGGTTACCAATGCATTACGTAAATTTAAAGATAAAGATCAGTTTGGTATTCAAGTGGAAACTGGTAAAACTCGTAAAGCGGGACATTGGTATGGGAATGCGCTAGATATTACGTCTTCAGCCTCAGAAGATAAGTATGGTTCAGTAATTTCTCCGGGTAATCGGCAGGGGGATCTCAAGCTGACAATGGATGAGGCTAGTGATCAATATGTCAATCCTAGTGGTAAATTCAAAGCCAGTATCGTAAAGGATAGCTCGAATGTAGTCAGAGGACTGTTGTTTGGGCAGTTCTAAGGACATTAATGATTCGAAGAATGGGGGAGGAAGTAGCCGATGTCAGAAAATGCACAAAGTATGATTATTCTAAGTACCTCCCTAGTCGTATTTGTAGGTGCAAGCTGGATATCCTTGAACATGTTAAAACAAATGGATCGAACATTACAGGGCGTTTCAGATAGAAATCAGGGTCAGTCCCAAAGTATACAGGTGACACTTCGTACAAGTAGTTCTGAAATATACAGTGGTTCTCAGGTGTTATATAGTCTTAGTGAAAGCAAGCGTATAGGGACCGTAATTGAAGTGGATGGATACATCTTTTCTGGTATAGAGATATTAGACGCGGATTATACCCGAATTGACGTGGGGAAAATGTACAAGGTTAGTTATATAAGAGATGGAAGTGGAAATATTACTAAACTTATATTCACGGTATTGAAGAGGACAAGCACATGACTCAATCCGTTTCCAAGTTTGTGAGTGTAATTCTAGCATTGCTTCTCTTGTATATTTATCCCACGGCTGAAGGAGCCAAACGGCAAGATGATTTATCTCAAATTGTTGTTTACAACGTGGTTACTCAGTTTGTAGACGCTGTAAGAGTGAAAGGGTATGTTACGCCAACGATGTACAATGATTTCTTACAGAGTCTTCACGTAACGGGAAATGAATATGAGGTTCAGATGGAACACCGACATAAGAAGTATCATCCTGAGTACTCTGACGCTGCAAATGCGACTACATTTCAAGACAAATATAGTGTTGTTTATGATGGTTATTATGAAGAGACTATATTAGCTAGATTATTTCCGGAGAGCAGTTTACCAAAGGATAGTGAGTCCCGAATATACAAAATGGTAGTTGGGGATTTCTTTAAAGTTACGGTTAAGAATATTAATGTTACTCCAGGCACAATCATGTCTGATTTGCTATATGGGGTAAGGGAATTATCCGATGGGCGTACGGTCATTGTATTTCCTTATGGAGGAATGGTATTGAATGAAGATTACTGATTTCTCCATTATCTTCGTATGTATGATGTTCCCACTATTTATGATTATGGGGTTCCATGTACAAGACCAAAGAGAAGTACAGTTATTAGAAATGAAATACAGATCTGCTCTGCGAACGGCTGTCCAGGATGGGGGGCGAGTTCTCAATATGAATGAACAGCAGGAATTAGAAGCGGGATACCATTCTGAGAAGTATTTCAGAGTTGACAAGGAGCTAGCTTTAAGTACATTTCAGCATACGTTATACATGAATATGGATATTGAGGATGATCCTGTTGCTCAGGGGACTCTTCAGACATATATACCTGTAATCGTCATCATGGATTATGATGGGTACTACGTGTATACATCAGGTGAATATCAAGATCACAACGGTAACACTCTCCGAGAGCCACTATGGTTGGCAAAGAAACCATATACCTATAGTGATGCAATGGGGAACAGTATTCACTTTACACTGGATCAGTATATCGAAGCCTATGATGCAGTCTTGGCTAAGTGGGTAAAGGGACAGGTGGAGGAAATAGGTAAAGACACGGCGATTCCATTACTACAAGAACATGACAAGTTCGAGCAAGTGCGGAGAGCTACTATTGTATCCTTGATTCAGGAAGATTTAGCTTATTATATCAACCGTCATAATGAATGGGCTGCACGTAATGGAATTTCGTATTTATTTACATTACCAACGATTTCTCAAGAAGAATGGAATAATTCGGTGGATGATATCGGGATGATGGCCTTTATACAAGGTATACCTGTAGGAGATCGTTACTATAACGATTATGCATTAGGTGGGGGTAGATTAGTGAAGGTACCTGATATTTACGGAGGAGTAGACAAGGTGACGGGTATTAAATATTTCTACAGGGCTTCCTGTTCATTTCCGCAGATGCGGATAGATGAGGTATACCATAGTGCAAAGGATGCGGCGGCAGCAGGTTATTATGAGAAAACATGTGATAATTAAGTTGCACCCTAAACATGAAAATTTAAAATACTTAGTTTCAGCAAGTCTCCTATTTATGTTACAATGAAATCTTGATGATCTTCGTGATGAGATTATAATGATTTTTTACTATAGATAGGAGTTAAAGAGGACAGATGAGCTTATTAACTGTAGAAGATGTCTCCCATAACTTTGGAGGGCGAACGTTATTTAAAGATGTATCTTTTCGTCTTTTGGATGGAGAACATGTTGGCTTTGTTGGTGCTAATGGTGTTGGTAAGTCCACATTAATGAATATTTTGACGGGTACGTTACTTAAAGATACTGGAAAAGTAGAATGGACTCCTAGAGTTCGTTTTGGTTATTTGGATCAGCATACTAAGTTGACACCGGGTAAAACAGTACGCGATGTTCTCAAAGATGCCTTCCTTCCCCTTCTAGTGCTAGAGACGGAAATGCTGGCAATCACAGAGAAGATGGGAGATGCAACTCCTGAGGAATTAGAATTACT
The nucleotide sequence above comes from Paenibacillus sp. IHBB 10380. Encoded proteins:
- a CDS encoding ATPase, T2SS/T4P/T4SS family, whose amino-acid sequence is MLFGNGVNLLIIGLILLFAGLFIYIKYLELRNPVLTNVSARDKYTIDSMTDFVKTTLHELTHSQLSDLGLHEEEYKRRLNKRSELRKALKGCISGDLYDKQYVKQFMADLLVKSYGLDATSVDVAIPFEQSHLLNVQDQFEIVLYLFCQRYHQDAFSQLLEKYNLDKPRIVQGYGDDPIYAIVADDIHTLFHSEYRVLSFEEKVEIVVQRIYQQYKGFSVVDELRDQRIDGVSGGVNGVSGYEAELDGYVSQNVNRVDLPVKGIESVWVFYKGKSIHLGFLSFGSELELKRVCQNIYKYNYPGQLSEAASYKVNEMKDGSRVVVVRPPFAESWAFFVRKFDVPNASLSQLINGVNAELPITLISYLMKGSRITAVTGAQGSGKTTLLMAMIQHIYASYTLRVQEMAFELHLRKIYSRRNILSFRETEHISGQAGLDLQKKTDGTVNILGEVASDEVASWMIQMSQVASLFTVFTHHAKTFKDLIHSLRNSLLKSGVFHNEAIAEQQVVSVINFDIHMKRDSSGNRFIERITECIPREHTTFPEWKDHGGSTKQMLSQFMKLSSQYYQKMGDQTAFTSHNIVEYRDGEYVVVNDISDWNRAEMLEHMSSEDAAHFQAFTSNHWGERNVS